In the Chroogloeocystis siderophila 5.2 s.c.1 genome, TCTGCTTTATTTTGTAAAGCTGTCAGTAGGTCGTACTCTAGGTTGCTTAATGCTCTGTTATCTCCATTATCTGCCATAAATTGATACACCCTCCTAAAACGTTGCTACCTAACGTTGTACTGACAACTCAAGGGCAGATCATCTGCCTAAAAGAGTATGACTCAAGGATTAGAGAGGATTTTATGTGTTCTGCGGCTCAAGCATCAAGTGCGTGCTGTTTGAGGTCTTGGAGCGTGACAAAATTAAGCGCAGTTTCATGCGTTGCAGCTAGGATGACAGGAGGCGCAACCCCAGCATCAAGTGCTTCTTTCCAACGAGAAGCGCACAAACACCAGAGATCGCCGTCTTTTAGTCCTGGAAAATGAGACATTGGTCGTGGCGTACTCAAATCATTGCCTCTTATGCGAGTAAACGATAAAAACTCCTCAGTTACTTGCGCGCAGACAACGTGCGTACCAATATCTTCTGGACCTGTTTCACACACTCCATTACGGTAAAATCCGGTCATAGGAGAAGTGCAACAAGTTTCTAATTCTTTGCCAAGTACGTTCCGACTCACCTAAGTTATCTCCCTCACACTAAAAATTCAAAAACGGTAAAATGACTTCTGCAACTTCAGTAGCGTACTCTTCATGTAAGCCTAGAGTCCCAGGCAGTTTGCGTGTTTGAATTCCAGGAATTGCGGCAATGGCTTCCATTTCAGCGGTTGATGAAGGTGGTGCTTGCTGACCAATGATGACCATAACAGGAAGCGACACTTGAAATAATTGTAGCAAATCAGCACGACTTGTTACAGGATCGAGCGCACCAGTCACAAATGCTGCTGGCGCAAATCTTGCTCCTGGCTGCTGCGTAATTTCTCGCTTTTGAGCAATAAATTCTGGTGTCAAGCGGGCTTTATCGACATAAACGTGTCTACCGTACATCAAACGGAGGAACGCTGGAGTTGTGTTGGCTTGGTACAGTGCTTGACCGACAAGCGGCGATCGTACTAATTCACGTACCATTCCTGCAACTGATTTGCTTGCGCCCATTACCGTCAATGGACCGCGCCAAGTTGGTGCTACTAAAACAATTCGTGAGAATACTTCAGGTTGTTGCGCTAATTGCATAACATAACCTGCGGCGTGACCTGCGGCAATAACTGCTATGGGGGTAGAAAAGGTATCGCGGACAAAATCGTGTAGTAACTGGTGATAAATTGCAGGTTGGTAATCTAAAGGTGGGCGATCTGATTGCCCAAATCCTAACCAATCGAGTGCGATTACTTGATACTGTGTTGCCAGTTTTTCTGCCAAACCACGCATTTCTGCCCGTGTAGACACGGTGCTAAAAGCTGGCAAGAGTAACACTGGAGCGCCTTCACCTCTCATTTCATAGGCGACTACGAAGGTTTGTCCTTGCCATGTCCAGTGATATTTTTGTACCGTACCGCCGATATCTTGCCCCACAGTGGAGCGAGTCGCTGGGGTTTGAGTAAGTGCTGACATAATTTTTGCTAACGCCAGTAACCAAAAGGCGTGGACTTCACAACACAGATTATATACCGGCGTTGCTGAATAGAAGTATGATTTGCCCCCTTGCATCCCCCAGGACTGATTCATTGATAATAGAAAAATGGATAATAGAAAAATGACAATGAGAGGGGTGCTGGCTTTTTGAGCATGCGGCCCACTTACTTGATTGATACACTCAAGCAAGTCCCCGACTTTCGCACCCAGCGGCGCTACCGATTATGAGTCTTGCTGCTGATGATTTGGCAGAGGAACGGCGCTAGCCGCTAGCGAGCGCTTGAAGCATTCATCGCGCGCCATCAAGCCGAGTTGCTAGAACAGCTGAAGAA is a window encoding:
- a CDS encoding DUF2237 family protein is translated as MSRNVLGKELETCCTSPMTGFYRNGVCETGPEDIGTHVVCAQVTEEFLSFTRIRGNDLSTPRPMSHFPGLKDGDLWCLCASRWKEALDAGVAPPVILAATHETALNFVTLQDLKQHALDA
- a CDS encoding alpha/beta fold hydrolase, with the protein product MSALTQTPATRSTVGQDIGGTVQKYHWTWQGQTFVVAYEMRGEGAPVLLLPAFSTVSTRAEMRGLAEKLATQYQVIALDWLGFGQSDRPPLDYQPAIYHQLLHDFVRDTFSTPIAVIAAGHAAGYVMQLAQQPEVFSRIVLVAPTWRGPLTVMGASKSVAGMVRELVRSPLVGQALYQANTTPAFLRLMYGRHVYVDKARLTPEFIAQKREITQQPGARFAPAAFVTGALDPVTSRADLLQLFQVSLPVMVIIGQQAPPSSTAEMEAIAAIPGIQTRKLPGTLGLHEEYATEVAEVILPFLNF